GTGGCAGTCATGGAAAATTAGAAAATTATGGTGGGACTGAACTTGCCACTCACCAATATTTCATAATACTGATGGAATACATAATGTCTCCTTAATCTGCTACTAAGTATCCTTGATGATAGCTCGAAAGTACTATAGGTTGGGTTTACAAGGAATATCGTGtttcagcaaaaagcaatgtgtaaTGAACTGTCCTCAAACTGTGTAACCCTCCTCTGTACTTAGCGGTGAGCTCTACAAATTGAGTGGAGGCCATCGCTTATAGGAATAAGTCATTACCAAGCTTCATAGCCATTTACCTGTAGTGAAGTCCGGAGTTGGGCAGGAGTGTGATAAGTTTGAGAGTCTCAAGTTTATAACATTGTGCTGGGGTAACTAAGAGCCTAAAAGAAGTGGCCAAATGTCCTCTTCTGCCCCATACAGATATTGGATCCAAGGCACCTGTCAATGGAGTGGAATACTTCTTGCTCCACCAATATATCTTGCCAATTGGCCATTCAATCAAATACATGTTCATACTTGATTTGTTTCTTCTCTGCCAGGTTTCGGTTGCTTTTTGATGGCCAGTCACAATGAAAACAGAATCCTGATGGATCCACGTGAATGGGATCCATCAgaatgtgttaaaggggttgtcttgtctctaaaaaatatttttaataccaTATTACTGACTTCTGAGTTAATGGGGGTGTTcatgaccctcatctattagccgtaGCAaaaagcagctacaaagagcgtaTCTTGGTGTTATATCTGCATTCCATAGACAATCTATTgattgtaatgcttcatttcacctgtggtggcactgcagggagatTGAACACTTTCTGCTAGGTTCCCTCACAGTCAACAGGAGATCGCTAGGGGTTCCAGTattgggacaccctgtgatcaaccTATGGTAGGGTGCAAAATGGATCCATCACTCTTTAAGAATGGAAGCATGATGGCAAATGTCAGAGCCTTACAAGACTGAGGGACGGCTTATATGTACTAAATATTTAGTGCTACAAATATATCCCAGAGTTTTGACATTGAGAACTGTAAATCAAGAATGAGAAGTAATTCCTCACAGGTGGATTAGATGATCACGTTGCTGTTATGTCAGCTCTGTCTTTCATGTCTCTCATCTTAGGTTAAGGCCACGAAATTAGTCCTGTAAGGACACAGAGATTAATGCGCCATAATGTATAAGGGCTCAAAATGTCACCCCTGCCCCTGTAGAGCCATGATGTCATTCAGAACGTAAAGCAGGGATCTGGGGCAGGTGTgaatatccctgttctgactgctCCTATGTCTCCGCTCACTATAAACAGTGACCTCTTTTATCTTACAGCACAATACCTAAATGAAGATACCCTGAAAGGTTAATGGAAGGAACACAAAACCTGCTGAACCTGTGTAAATAAAGCTATACAGAAGTGCCCTTCTGTTGTCATTTGTGGATTGCAAATGCTTTCTGAAACTGCATAAACACTGTAACAGCAAACAAGAAACACTTGGCACTGAGCACATGTCCCTTCCCTACCTTAGACCTTGATCTCTGCTTTGTTCAGATGTAGCAGTGTTCAATCTGTCAGTTGGCATACTATAAAATGTGCTCTTTGCTTTTGCCTTGGATTGTTTTATATTATAGAGTACTTGCCATTATGTTTTTATAATCATATAAATGGATCGTCAAGTTTTAGTGATTAATTTAAAGGAACATTCCAGGCAAAGCAGATACACTCGGTTATGccaagtgcagggcctgagggggaggagcatgacacagggattctgtcTTTGGTGTCCTTCAACAGtcttgtgtcacacactgcccaatCATGCTCACTACTAGGCAAAATACACTTGTAAAACTTTCAGAAGGGTTTGCTCCCTTGCTCATCTTGTAGGCTGAAGTTCGTTAAGTACATACATTTCAGTGGAATGACTTCACCACTATGGGGCAAATTGATGAGGGATTACATATGCTCACTGTGGACTTCCACCTGGTCTTAAACTACCCAGACACATGATATAACTGTCAGACAGACTCTCGTTCGGCTGACAGCAATGTTTCCTGACTCTACTATAAACATGCATGACTGGCCCGGCTGAGCGTGCATGTTTTATCAGTGGTGAGGGGGTAAAAACCTATGTTAATCCACTCAGGCAACGGTTTATGTCCCACAGGAACAAAGGATTAGGCATATTGATATCCAACATGCTCGATTGCTCcaacatgtggcagattttgccATCTTTGGcctaaaaaaattacagtgagtGGAGGTGGGGTTGGGAGGGTATGAATATTAAAGACACGCATTGGGTAGGTTTAGAGTTTGGTCAGGAAGGCTTGGTGTAGATGATGTGAGATGCACATTgggagaggaaggggatacttggCTGTATGGTTTAGAGTTTGTATTATCATTTTAATCTTGGGACCCTCCTTACGCAATTTCCAGATAAGAAAAATGGGAAAGATTCCATTATTGTATACAGAATGTAAATACACACACAATGCACCAACGGAAAAATGCTGAATCCTATGTGTCAACGTGTGTGTTTCAGAATAATAGAACACAGCCACTATCCCTTTATGCTCCAACAGTTTAGGCTTTGTTTCTACATCTTTTAACAAAAGAACTCAAGTGCACTTGACTCAAGAATTAGGAACATTCTGTGTTAAACAAAAATAACAGCTTATCATGATGTGAGCAAATCACTAATAAGTTATAAGGACACTCCCGTGGCTTCAAGGATGAGTGCCAGGATTAATTTTCAGCTAAACAATCTGAGTTTCCTGCCACTAACCACTGACATCAGAGACGTtaggatgaacacttgactttACCCTCATTGCTTTACTTAACCCTTTGTAAACATTAAATCTTTGATTCTGCACAACAGTTACCGGTATGCCCTACAGACCTTCATATAGCATAGGTGATTGCAGAGGTGTGGCTGGGGAGGCTGGCAGAACATATGCCCTGGGTGCCAGAAGCCAGGATGGTGCCAACAAGTCACTCTGCTTTGGGCAgaatatttagatacagggctaggtcAGGAAATAGAATCATTGCCCAAAGTAAAGGAAAGCCTAGATATGGATATGGTTGGTTGCGACAGTATTGGGTAACAGAAATAGAGGAAGGGGTTTTGACATAAGGGTTTTTCATGATCTGGTGGATCATGGAATGTCTCTTCTTCCacagatttttatatttatattaatgACATTTTATTGAGTGGAATCTCAGATTAGTGGCTATGGTTATGAAGGAAATGAGGATTATGCTTGCCACCATATTTGTGGGCTAATTTCACAGTATAAAGACCTCAAATTGAGAAGAATATTAGGGTGTATTCATTATTAAAGAGATtgtttggttttaaaaaaaaaattttttttaaatactattaaGAAATGTTTAGCTAATAGATGGGAATGCCCTGATCACAACCCTCATCTACTAGCCAGAAGAAAACGTGGCTACAAAAAGGGCCTCCCACTTTGGAGGACacaacctattgatttcaatacgaactgtgtaatgcttcatttctcctgcggtggtgctgcagggagatTAAACACTTTGGTCAGGATTCTCCTACAGATAACAGCAGATTATTGGGGGACCGAACAGAGGAACAATCTGTAATCAGTTTACCGCGGTGGGACCCCTTTTGACAAAAGGTATTGTTCAAAGCAGACAGTGCCATTAACGGGGCTGGTGGTGTTTTTCTGTGTTTACAGTTAGACTGAACTCCCCTTTGCCATGACAAGTACAAAACCCATTGAAACATGCTCTCATGCCTGAAACTCTCTACACTAAAGTGTACCAGACATTACATTTACGGAGTATACAGCATTATTGTGTCTCTGCTGTCAAGGGTGTCTGACTCTGAATAAGGGGATCATGTCGTCAAGTGCAAATCTGGTTTTCTGGCAGCAAGATCGAAAAAGATGCAATAACATTGAGCCTCACCCCTCGCAGTGATAAATCTTCACTCCCGGGACATATTGGGGATTCACATACCAAGAGAATAATGTGTTCAGCAATTCACCCCCACCCAAGTACATAATCATTATCTCTAGTCACCTGTGTGGAAACAAGGAGGGAATGACAGAGGAGGTGATGAAGCATAAAAGGTATGGAAGACGTATATTGTTACTGCCACACCCTGGCTGCACATATTAGGATTACTGTCACATCACGAAGATCACAAGCTACACGCAATAGGATTtacgtactttttatttttaccagtTTTTAACATTAGGGTCGCAAATTTGGTGCCACTATAAATAATCTATTAGGCAATTACAGATTAGCAATTCCATAATCCAATGTCATTATTGAATTCTTTGGTCAATAGAATACAGTTGCTGTATCAGGACCTGGATCCAGGGACTTGTAGGCCTTTGGGCGACGGGGTCACAGTATTCCACTTCCTATCCCATCCTAAATTTGACAAGTGTACATCATGTTAACCCAGGTAGCCAAGGGTCCCCAAGCCCAGTGGGCCCTGAAATCTTCCTAGTGTTGATGCTAACCCTATATTGTATACTGTGTTTTCTCAATTAAGGGTGTACATATCATAGAGGCAGGCTATGCGGCTACTATAGGGGCCATTGGAGAGAGGGAGCCCAGCCCTGGGTGGTCCTAGATGGCAATAAGGCCTCCTGAAGGAACTGTATTGCTAGCAAACATGGGGGTTCACTGAAAGAGCATGGAGGGGCGATCAAACATCAGGATTGTCAGTCCTGGGTGGCATAGCCCAGCACATAATGGTGGGCCCATTTTGATGTGTGCTATAAGGCCCCCTCTCTTTCATGTCTGTCCTTGTTCTCAATGCACCAACAACATGGGGTTGTGGGATAAAGCACATAGCCACTGTAGAGAGGTGTAAACATAAGCTTCTGGGCaccaatgcaaaatatgtaagGGTGCCCCTCACTTACCATATGTCATTAATAATAActgatgtcttcttatgtggcagaggggactTTGGGCCCCCCAGGCACCAAGGCTCGGATATAGCTGCTACTTCTGCACCTTCTATAGCTTCTTCCTGCCTCTATTATATATACTGCCCGTATGGGGAACGTGAAATTTCAGTAGAGCTCTAAAGTAATTTTATTATAACATATTATGGATTTACTCGTTTAGACATTTGTGTATTTGATCACTTTAAAGGATATTAGTCACCTTGCTAGGCATAGGGCTATTTCCACAGCGTCATGTCCTGGAGACCATTGCATGCTACACTACTAAACAAACCGCACAGGGGAGATCAAACAAAGAAAGCTTGCTTTCGATGAGTGGCTTAACTAGTGCTTGGCGGGCGACAGCGCTTGCATGAGGATATGCTTGAACCTCTGATTCTTTTTAGCTTTAATATCTGATATTTAATACATTCAATATCTGGGATATCTATAGGCATGTGCCAAGGGCAGAACAGAATTGGGGCAGCAGAGATTTTGCAGTATATGCATATGTTAGGGTACGGAGAAAGTAATTAACAGCACTTTAACAGTTATCACTTGTCTAGgaggagagtggctacaaagagcatcacttgctctggaggacctggcgttttcatgcattacacagacagtccattgattttaataggaactgtgtaatgcttaacttCCCctatggtggcactgcaggggagcTGAACACTTAATGCCTGGTCCCCCCTTAGATTACAGCTGTGGGGTACCCTGTGATCAGAGGACCCTTGTAACTAAAAGGCTTTGTCCAAAGCTGACAACCTCTAAAAGGTGGTGACCCACGAAACAGTATTATTCCAGTCCATGAATCTATAACAAatagagaggttgtcacagctccgcccctttTGCCAGCATTACTATATAGAAGTTTAATGTTGCTTAGTATCCTGACCTGTAATAATAGTGGTGACTATTCCACAATTTTCAAGGATCCTTCAAGATTGATCGGAACAAAGCAGGAACTAGTTGTTTTTCTTGCAGACACATCCTTTAATTGATACAAACTGATTAtagtaggaaaaaaagcattaagaGCAGATGTAGATTATTATCTCACCATGAATCCGGATCTTGCTGGCGGGATGTGACTATACTTAGTAACGCACAACGTAACAGGACACCACAGGTAAATAATGTATTCATTGCAGCTCAGTTTCTTAGCTCTTATACAAATGTGCTATACAATATTACATCATTACTATTCTGTATTTAACCAGTGCCAACCTCTACACTGCTGGAATAGAGATGCCCAAGAGACTTACCCATCTCAAACAGATGCCTCCCTAAGTGCCTGCCACAAAGATGCCCCTCAGACTTCCTGTCACAACTACACCCTGAGTACCAGCGGCAGATGCCACCCAGAGTACCAGCCATAGTTGTCTCCATACACTGCCTCTCAGAGTGCCTGCCTCCAATGCCCACATTTCGGCCTCagaggtccccccccccccccaaagtactAGCCACAGATGCTCCTGTGTTGGACAGGGCTTCTTCTCTGTATCTCACACCACAGGCCTCCTGGATGGACAACTCAAACCTTAGCCGTGTAGATGTAGCAGTGTGATAATGTAGATTAACCTGTAGTCCTTTGTAAAATCTACAGATAGGAaaagtgaaaatagattgttttctgtccaactcagctctgctacatctatagatAATAAGAACATACAAGTACCAAGCAGATAGATCCAAGCCACCGAGAGGAACCTGACACCTCACTGCCGTTTCATCTGTCATCTGTCCTTTGATCTATATCATCAAACTAACCTTAGATGACCAGTACCTGGAATAGATAAAAAACATTTAGTGGGTGACATAATTccaaaataatactatacaacatCTCAGTCATAAGTGGAAAACCTTTAGGTCCATCCTGAATTATTTTTGTAACATACAATGAAGATACTCCAAGCAGGCAGGTAAAAACCAGAGGATGTCAAGGAAACCTAGAGATGTCCTATATCTTTAGTGCTGGTTGTATAGGATGATGTCATGTCTGTAatgctgacagtctccaacctgtggctctctggATGTTGCGAAAATACAACTCCTAGCATTTAACATGCTGTGAGTTATAGTTTCGCAACACCTggtgagccacaggttggagaccactgccctAAGCCTTAAAAAGTAGTTGCAAAACACAAGGACATTAGTAAGATAGTCATAACAGGAAAAGTATTATCATAAAATTTAGATCTCACCCCACCTCTGTTCTATTATAATAGACTAGAAATGCTCCAGGCATGTTTCAGAAACTGATGATAGTTACATCTGTTGTTTCTCAACAGGTGGGCACAACACGCTCGGCAGGTAGACAGACCGTACAAAAAATGCTTAGATGGGAAAGGAGGAATGTGCACAATGAACACTCAGGGACCCACCCACACTCACATATAAAGGTGACACGGGAAAGTTGAGAACACAGCTTCTTGCATCCTCCTTACATCAAGGTGATACTGCCGTGGTACTGAGTCCTCCTGTTTCTACATCAACATCACTGGTGTTCCTCAACACTACAAAATGTCCTACTCCAACAGTTATCAGATGAAAACATCCAGCCAAAAACTACAAAACAATAGTCGGGGCAGCAGCTATGGAGGATTCAGTAGTTCATCCTTGTCCGGAGCTGGTTATGGTGGGGGATTGTCCTCTCAAAATGCCAAGATCAGCTACTCCAGTTCTGGCTTTGGTGGGAGTGATGGTCTTCTGCTTGGTGGGGAGAAACAGACCATGATAAACCTGAATGATCGCCTGGCTTCGTACCTGGATAAAGTGAGAGCTTTGGAGTTGGCTAATTCTGAGCTGGAGAAGAGAATTCGGGAATGGTATGAGCAGCATCAAGCCACCAACAACACCCAATTCCGAGATTATTCCAAATACTTCCAGGTCATCGAAGATCTCAAGAGCAAGGCAAGTTACTAGAATGCATTATAGAGTGCAAACATGTCCTATAGGGGACAAAACATCCATGATGTTAGAGAGtaattataaataatataatgtaatattctTTATAGCATAGAAGAGTCAATTTCATATTCAAAGAATGTTTAAACTCTTTTCTATTATCTATAGACATTGTCATATATTATCTGAATTAAGTGCAGCTGCCAGATCCGGTGGACACCTATTATAGAAACCTATCATATATATCAACCAATAATTCAACAATAGTGTCATCTGATGTCTCAGTCAGACACATCAAAAGATCAAATTAGGAAGGGTCTTCAAAAACTTGGGCAACCCCCAATGCCCTCAGCATACAAACAGGTCCCAGAAATGGAGCTCATAATTGGCcacctccccattgaaatcaatgagtgcTCCCCCTCAGTATTTGGACCTGCCCGATCATGATATTGGTGGTTATCCCAATTCTTGGAGACCCCCAACTTATTTGACCTTGTTACCTATTTGATTGTTAAGAGATGCTATGTTAGGAATACCCCTTCAACTAAATATAGACACGTGAAGCCGACAACATTGTCTTGCATGAACCATTAAAAATAACTTACAATAAGCAGTTAAAATTATTGCAAATGTGGAAATAATAAAATGATGCTGTAGCAATAAGGAAGCAATTACATTGTGCTTCTGTTCTGAAACACAATGCCTTGAAGATGGATGTATTTCCACTGTCTACATGGAGCTGGTGCCCTGGGGCTCTCTATGAATGAGATATTTTCTCACAATGAAGTTTTTCCATCATGTTCGGCTTACACTgatgactaataaaaaaaaaaaagatcccgtAAAAAGCAAACAATACAAGTTTGGGCAATAGAATAAAAGAGACTAAGTTAGAAGACAATGACAGAGACAGCCATCTAAAACATAGACTTTCGACAAAGAGCGACGAGTACAAACATCTTCTTATACCAAGGTTGTTCCTTTTCATGCTTTATATAATACAAATATTTCACACTTATAGACCTTGCATGCAAGATGATCCAGCGAGACATGATGAGGGCACTTATGGAGATCTTAGCCGGGAAAAGTTGGTAGCCCTCGTAGCTACAACCTGAATTATTTCAGATTTTTCCGGTGTCATGGACAATTCCGTTGCTTTCTATTGTATACATTTCTTTAAATGATCCCAGTGCCCTTTTACATATGCATAATAAAACCATAGAATAACGTGTAGGTCATCCATATTTTAGAACTTTAGAAACTTATTTCGATTAGGGTCCTGGGTTCTATTCCGACGAAGGACAACATCTGTTTGGAGTTTCTATGTTCTCACGGTTAAAGTGGTGGTTTCCTAGGACAATGATATTCTCCACACTCCAAAATGTGCTATTAAATGACCTTCAAATCATATGAAGTAGTAAATTATGCATATTACCATTAATCAAAGTTCAGCTGTATCTAAAATCCTCAGAGTTTCTTTTGTCTTGGCATTTCTCCGTACCTGCCACATACTGTAGATCGTTTCACGATGGTACTCgaatttggatctggataagcaTTAGCATATTATTATACGAGTACAAATAGATAGACTCCAAACGCATTATCATTATAGGCTAGGTGAAGTTTAGaacaccaacttccccccatattttACCATATAGACTGCTCCATAACTATTAGAACCATACTGAAATAATAGAGCTCATAGTCAGAGTATATAAGAATATAGaaactttattacaaaaaatatatgacatacatttaaaaacatctAGAATTAAGACTCTAGTACAAACACTGCGGTATTATAGAGCTCAACAAGGAAAGTGCTATGTAAAGAGTATAATGGGTAAATATATAGACTGCACTGACTACCCACAGAGAAAATTGAAAATTATTATACGAGGTAACAAAATTAGGCACAAAACCTAgacacataaaaaaagatatcCTCCAAAGACATCTTATCTGCCAGTATATTAGTTGTCTGTGTGTAATATTAACATCAAGGAGTCTGAACAAAAACAGTTAAGTTGTTTCATGGTGTATAGACACAATGTTAACCACACAACAAATCCTTTTTGTCTAACAGATCATCATTGCAAGCACAGACAATGCCAGGGTTGTTCTTCAGATCGACAACGCCAGGCTGGCAGCTGATGACTTCAGAATGAAGTGAGTTATGTTGTATTACCGACTCTTagaaattatataattatatagtaatATATATTGCAGAGGCTTAGGATAGTGGGAAAATTTGAGTAATACATGGACGAATAACCAATATGTTATATATAGATGTTTTTATGGGACCCTTGGCTAGATTATAGAGAGGGCACAAACCACTTTGGTATCCTAGGGACCCATCCTCCCAGCCCAGACCAGTTCTCTCTATCTATCATTTTCTAGTTATGCCCTTGGCAGTCACTATTAATATGGGTATACACTGATCACCTATAGGACCTCTCAGGAAAACTGGTATTCTCTGATGGCTGTTTGGTACTCCCATCCAGCCAAAAGAGGTGGATACGCATGTCCGTAGCTTTGTCTTTGAAGTCTAAGAGAGTCAATGACTTGACCAActccataactcccataaaaTTCAGTGGAGAGAGGCACGCGCACGCCCTGCCACCCCTTCTTTATGTGGCTGCTATAAGAAGTCAGTAGGTTCGCGTTCCAAAGGTGGGATAGGGGCACTCACCTTTTTGCTCAGGGGCCTTCACCAACTTTAGTCACGATTTAAAGGTAATCTCTTTGCTGTCATTGTCATTACAACCCATTGTAGAGTCAAGAATTTCAAGttgtgattttaatttttattaacatatagTTATACTTTGTTTATCAATGTTTCAGGTATGAGAATGAGCTGGCTCTTCGTCAGAGTGTGGATACTGATATCAATGGTCTTCGACGTGTGTTGGATGAATTGACCCTCTCAAGATCTGATCTTGAGCTGCAACTTGAGTCCTTGACGGAAGAGCTTGCATTCCTCAAGAAGAACCACCaagaggtaaaaaaataaataatgaaacatTTGGCACATTAATAAAGAAATTAATAAAACATTTGGCacattaataaagaaaaaaagtaagACTCACTTCCTATACAATGGATGTATTATCTATACAACATACAAAATTGTGATTGATGAACTTGTGTTTCATCTAAATAGGAGATGAGTTCCTTTAAACATAGCACTGGACAAGTGAATGTTGAGATGGACGCTGCTCCAGGTGTGGATCTAACTAAACTTCTGAATGACATGAGAGCAGAGTATGAAGTTCTTGCTGAGAAGAACCGCAGTGAAGCTGAAGAGTGGTTTCTTAAGAAGGTAGAGATCATTTTATATAGAATATATCATTGAAATGTTCAACTTACTCATCTTTATTTCATCTTTCGAAATTGTATTTCTTAACAAAACTGTCTAACTTCGTTCTGGTATTACAGAGCAGTCAGCTAAAAAAGGAAATCTCCATTGGAGTACAAGAAGTCCATACAAGCCGGACGGAGATCTCAGATCTTAAGCGCACACTACAAAATCTTGAAATCGAACTACAGGCTCAGATCTCCATGGTAAGTTTAATATAGAAGAAGTTTTACCAATTGCAGTTGTTAACACCCTCCAAAAACAATATATTCCGTACAAAAATATCTTTCATTTCCATTCTACAATCTCATCTATCCTAGAAAAACTCACTTGAAGGAACATTGGCAGAGACAGAGGGTCGGTATTGCGTTCAGCTTAACCAACTCCAGGTCCAGATCAGCAGCGTAGAAGAACAATTGCAACATGTCAGATCTGATATGGAAAGACAGCAAGGAGAGTATCTACGACTTATGGACATCAAGACCAGGCTAGAGATGGAGATTGAGACCTACAGACGCCTGCTGGAAGGAGAAATCGGGTAAGAACAATGTGTGAACCATGAACAGATACTATATGATGAATAGAGGAAGGGGCAGTCGTAAAATGGATAAAATTTTAGAATTACCGTGAAGCCTATTTGAGACAACAAAACAAAATGGTCTTCTGGAGGGCTGATCCTCTCAAAGAAAAAGCCAATATACATAGGATATAAGAGAATTAAAAATCCATTACAAAACAATCTGCTCTAAATTAAGGTTGGTCTTCTCAAAGAGATGTTTTTTAGGAGGATTCACTGTACTGGATATCGGTGCTATAACGAACATGCAAATTTTTACATTCACAGGTCCATCCCTGTACAGCAGACCAAGTCACAAGCATCATCAGTTGACTCCAAAAAAGGTTTGTTTATCATTTTACTGCATGGGCCTCATGTATCAAAACTGTCAAATAGAAAAACCGGCCTTCAAGGGtgtaggtaccaaaacagtagacCACGCGGCTTCCATGAGGCCCTTGGAGAAAGGGACCCATGCGAACCCTGGTTGTTGGTTCCCTTTTGCTTTCGGGTGGCAACAATTAAGAAAATCTTAGAGATGATGTTTTATTATATTAAGAATTACAAGTATTCCATTTTGTCTATTCTGTTTTTTAATTACTATATGAAATTCCATATATTACACTAATAATTGTTCCTCTCAAATATTTTAGATCCAACCAAAACGAGGAAGGTGAAAACAATAGTTGAAGAGGTCGTTGACGGGAGAGTGGTTTCCACTCAAGTGAAAGAAATTGAAGAGAAGATGGATTAATAGGACAGTTGGATGATAACACAGACACAACCTTCTAAAAGCGAGAAAAATATCAGATAATTGCACTTATTGCACTGAATGAAGTTAAGCATACATTGTAGTTACAGTGCATATATGTTGGAAAATACCAAATGCTTATCTATGACCTTACACAGTATAAGCTATTCTACTGTAATGAAAATAGAAATGCTTGGAATGGCATTATCAATggaagaattaaaggggttagaacaattattagaaaaacatggttctTCCAAAAAccacgccactcttgtccatgggatatgtcttgtattgcagcttagccctatGCAACCATGTCTTTCTAATCTCATACCACCCCTTTCATTTTACTTTGTGGAAGATGAGTTGTAAGACTACTTGTGCCTGTGATCATTTGACTTAATAAAGCATTATATAAACCTATGTGTGAAGTTTTTCACCTAGTAAAGTCTCAtcatgttaaaggggtattctgtttCAGGACTGAT
The genomic region above belongs to Rhinoderma darwinii isolate aRhiDar2 chromosome 13, aRhiDar2.hap1, whole genome shotgun sequence and contains:
- the LOC142665430 gene encoding keratin, type I cytoskeletal 12-like — translated: MSYSNSYQMKTSSQKLQNNSRGSSYGGFSSSSLSGAGYGGGLSSQNAKISYSSSGFGGSDGLLLGGEKQTMINLNDRLASYLDKVRALELANSELEKRIREWYEQHQATNNTQFRDYSKYFQVIEDLKSKIIIASTDNARVVLQIDNARLAADDFRMKYENELALRQSVDTDINGLRRVLDELTLSRSDLELQLESLTEELAFLKKNHQEEMSSFKHSTGQVNVEMDAAPGVDLTKLLNDMRAEYEVLAEKNRSEAEEWFLKKSSQLKKEISIGVQEVHTSRTEISDLKRTLQNLEIELQAQISMKNSLEGTLAETEGRYCVQLNQLQVQISSVEEQLQHVRSDMERQQGEYLRLMDIKTRLEMEIETYRRLLEGEIGSIPVQQTKSQASSVDSKKDPTKTRKVKTIVEEVVDGRVVSTQVKEIEEKMD